A genome region from Cottoperca gobio unplaced genomic scaffold, fCotGob3.1 fCotGob3_71arrow_ctg1, whole genome shotgun sequence includes the following:
- the klf11a gene encoding Krueppel-like factor 11a: protein MDGCTMTTMELKPCIEYHDLEAAEALVSMSFWGQRSHKPRPLTPTSDSCDSIHLHPEGGDAPKDLIALSSLCMTPPHSPSFADASTTSSAPSPCGPVLPRPVLSAASETSALPPQTQSSCAAPPGRAMLTSVIRHTADSLSIPPSAATWPTEASTPPQPGAARTLPEEKGGADSPCSLPPLLHSSPLSSSAPVLCQVFPVSSRTGMISAFVQAPLQVQTPGGHKSILPQSPSSFAQPLLVGSTMPQGTVMFVVPQASVSQAPQGPQTVMTLGNTKLLPLAPAPVYMPTGACGGVSQADFSRRRNYVCNFPGCKKTYFKSSHLKAHLRTHTGEKPFSCHWEGCDKKFARSDELSRHRRTHTGEKKFACNVCDRRFMRSDHLTKHARRHMTTKRASSWPAETRDLNKVALTKGPNRGPALPIGMLVSTAN, encoded by the exons ATGGACGGCTGCACGATGACGACTATGGAGCTGAAGCCGTGCATCGAGTACCACGACCTGGAGGCCGCCGAGGCGCTCGTCAGCATGAGCTTCTGGGGTCAACGGTCGCACAAGCCCCGCCCACTGACCCCCACCTCCGACTCCTGCGACTCCATCCATCTCCACCCGGAGGGGGGGGACGCTCCCAAAGACCTGATCGCTCTGTCCTCACTG TGTATGACTCCACCTCACAGTCCGAGCTTTGCCGATgcctccaccaccagctccGCCCCGAGCCCCTGCGGGCCAGTCTTACCCCGCCCTGTCCTCAGCGCCGCCTCAGAGACCTCAGCACTTCCACCTCAGACGCAGTCGTCCTGTGCGGCTCCGCCCGGCAGAGCGATGCTCACCAGTGTCATCCGCCACACCGCCGACAGCCTCAGCATTCCTCCATCCGCCGCCACTTGGCCGACAGAAGCCTCCACGCCGCCTCAGCCGGGAGCGGCACGGACTCTTCCAGAGGAGAAGGGCGGCGCCGACAGCCCgtgctctcttcctcctctcctgcactCCTCCCCGCTGTCTTCCTCCGCGCCGGTCCTCTGCCAGGTGTTCCCTGTGAGCAGCCGGACGGGGATGATCTCCGCCTTCGTGCAGGCTCCGCTTCAGGTGCAGACTCCCGGGGGGCACAAGTCCATCCTGCCGCAGTCTCCTTCCAGCTTTGCGCAGCCCCTGCTGGTGGGCTCCACCATGCCGCAGGGGACCGTGATGTTCGTCGTCCCCCAGGCGTCCGTCTCCCAGGCGCCGCAGGGCCCGCAAACTGTCATGACCCTGGGCAACACAAAGCTCCTCCCCCTGGCCCCGGCCCCCGTTTACATGCCGACGGGAGCGTGCGGCGGCGTCTCGCAGGCCGACTTCTCCCGCAGACGAAACTACGTCTGCAACTTCCCCGGCTGCAAGAAAACCTACTTCAAGAGCTCCCACCTGAAGGCTcacctgcgcacacacacag GCGAGAAGCCCTTCAGCTGTCACTGGGAAGGCTGCGACAAAAAGTTTGCCCGCTCCGACGAGCTCTCCCGCCACCGCCGGACGCACACCGGCGAGAAGAAGTTCGCCTGCAACGTGTGCGACCGGCGCTTCATGCGCAGCGACCACTTGACCAAACACGCCCGGCGGCACATGACCACCAAGAGGGCGTCATCGTGGCCCGCCGAGACCCGAGACCTCAACAAGGTGGCGCTGACCAAGGGCCCAAACAGAGGCCCCGCACTTCCTATCGGCATGCTGGTGTCCACCGCCAACTAA